A part of Magnetospirillum sp. ME-1 genomic DNA contains:
- a CDS encoding TonB C-terminal domain-containing protein, whose translation MSAPVYLLVVYLVAGSPIITTTPTPDMQTCKALGEAVKSVKFGSPDHARETTIAGPYQCISPTINETSPLAELQGRQKIRAHIEKFWKVPAIDQNDSDISVMIKVSVLPDGTVASADIAFDPEMAKNGSYGIVADSARRAVRAASPLPIPREKYEQYRDFTLNFNPRRQSNGAEAPQSSSQPDKRLQQR comes from the coding sequence ATGAGCGCGCCCGTCTACCTTCTAGTGGTCTACCTGGTGGCGGGAAGCCCCATAATCACGACGACACCAACCCCAGATATGCAAACGTGCAAAGCTCTCGGCGAAGCAGTCAAATCAGTAAAATTCGGCAGCCCAGACCATGCTCGAGAAACTACTATAGCAGGGCCATACCAGTGCATCTCACCGACTATCAACGAAACCTCCCCGCTAGCAGAATTGCAAGGAAGGCAAAAAATTAGGGCTCACATCGAAAAATTCTGGAAAGTCCCAGCTATCGACCAAAATGATAGCGATATTTCCGTAATGATAAAAGTATCAGTACTTCCCGATGGAACGGTTGCATCAGCAGATATTGCATTTGATCCTGAAATGGCAAAAAACGGATCATACGGAATAGTTGCCGATAGCGCTCGCAGAGCCGTTAGAGCGGCCAGCCCGCTGCCAATTCCACGAGAAAAATACGAACAATATCGCGATTTTACGCTCAACTTTAATCCGCGCAGACAATCTAACGGTGCCGAAGCCCCCCAATCGTCCTCACAGCCAGATAAACGCCTGCAGCAGCGATGA
- a CDS encoding helix-turn-helix domain-containing protein: protein MEEMLRYIAPDALPEFGKYLKRLLGEIHTKVSDAEKHSYRVAALERQRQAIHLCARRAYARIVGGMDRDESIRQAAREVPYPPEAVIAYHVKLMEKKQAARLRARRDGRIFAMMREGKSNAEIARSLGVSPSTVAKTLSKGEPT, encoded by the coding sequence ATGGAGGAAATGCTCCGCTATATCGCGCCGGATGCTTTGCCTGAATTTGGCAAATACTTGAAGCGCCTGCTTGGTGAGATACATACCAAGGTAAGTGATGCGGAAAAGCATTCGTATAGGGTCGCCGCTCTTGAGCGCCAGAGGCAGGCCATACACCTATGCGCCCGCCGCGCCTATGCCCGCATCGTCGGGGGAATGGACCGGGACGAAAGCATCCGGCAGGCCGCCCGAGAGGTGCCCTACCCGCCCGAAGCCGTCATTGCCTACCACGTCAAATTGATGGAAAAGAAGCAAGCCGCACGGCTCCGCGCGCGCAGAGATGGCCGCATTTTCGCCATGATGCGAGAGGGAAAATCAAACGCAGAAATCGCCCGGAGCCTGGGCGTATCGCCGTCTACCGTCGCTAAGACGCTGTCAAAAGGGGAACCGACATGA
- a CDS encoding cell wall hydrolase: MLTGSQAKAAIISSYDTMSEPNADVDVVARTIWGEARGEGVTGMTAVANVIANRVAQPGWWGRGWRGVCLAPYQFSAWNANDPNLVKLSTVTTADPSFAAAVEIAAGAVYGTLADITGGATHYHALNIHPAWADELTQTARIGGHVFYA; this comes from the coding sequence ATGCTGACCGGTTCTCAGGCGAAAGCCGCCATCATTTCCAGCTACGACACCATGTCGGAGCCCAACGCCGACGTCGATGTGGTCGCCCGCACCATCTGGGGCGAGGCGCGGGGCGAGGGCGTTACCGGCATGACCGCCGTGGCGAACGTCATCGCCAACCGAGTCGCCCAGCCGGGATGGTGGGGCAGGGGGTGGCGCGGCGTCTGCCTCGCGCCCTACCAGTTCTCGGCCTGGAACGCCAATGACCCCAATCTGGTCAAGCTCTCCACCGTCACCACGGCGGACCCGTCATTCGCGGCCGCCGTGGAGATCGCCGCGGGGGCCGTCTACGGCACCCTGGCCGACATCACCGGCGGCGCCACCCATTACCACGCCCTCAACATCCATCCGGCCTGGGCGGACGAACTGACCCAAACGGCCCGCATCGGAGGGCATGTGTTCTATGCCTGA